CCGTCGGCGTAGCCGGCGGGGACGAGGGCGAGGTGGGCCTCGGACCCGGTGACGTAGTGGTGGCCGTAGCTGACGCCGTGCCCGGCGGGGACGGTCTTGACCAGCGCGAGGGAGGCCTTGAGCGTCATGGCGGGGCGCAGGCCGAGCTGGGCGGGGGTGCCGAGTTCGGGCGAGGGGGAGACGCCGTAGACGGCGAGTCCGGTGCGCACCAGGTCGAAGTGGCTCTCGGGGAGGGTGAGCGTCGCGGGCGAGTTGGCGATGTGCCGGACCTCGGGGTCGACGCCCTCCTTCTCCGCGTAGGCCAGCATGTCGCGGAAGGCGTCGAGCTGGAGCTGGATGGAGGGGTGGCCGGGCTCGTCGGCGCAGGCGAAGTGCGACCAGAGGCCGGTGACCTGGACGGTGCCCTCGGCCTGGGCGGCGACGGCCGCGGTGACGAGCTCCTCCCAGTCGGCGGGCTGGCAGCCGTTGCGGCCGAGGCCGGTGTCGGCCTTGAGCTGGATACGGGCGGTACGGCCGGCCGCGCGGGCGGCGGCCCGGACCTCGTCCAGGGCCCACATCCCGCTGACGGACACGTCGATGTCGGCCTCGAC
The Streptomyces sp. NBC_00091 genome window above contains:
- the alr gene encoding alanine racemase encodes the protein MNETPMRVYAEIDLDAVRENVRALRARAPRAELMAVVKANAYGHGGVQCARAAQEAGATWLGTATPEEALALRAAGIEGRVMCWLWTPGGPWREAVEADIDVSVSGMWALDEVRAAARAAGRTARIQLKADTGLGRNGCQPADWEELVTAAVAAQAEGTVQVTGLWSHFACADEPGHPSIQLQLDAFRDMLAYAEKEGVDPEVRHIANSPATLTLPESHFDLVRTGLAVYGVSPSPELGTPAQLGLRPAMTLKASLALVKTVPAGHGVSYGHHYVTGSEAHLALVPAGYADGLPRNASGRGPVLVGGRIRQVAGRIAMDQFVVDLGEDLARAGDEAVLFGDAERGEPTAEDWAQAAHTIAYEIVTRIGGRVPRVYLGG